The following coding sequences lie in one Alicyclobacillus curvatus genomic window:
- a CDS encoding trypsin-like peptidase domain-containing protein → MGYYTPDGDSGYQKPKKRGAANGLKWVAVIAISAIVGSGTTFALIPALKATGALPANLVPSAQQTTSGSDTSSVTPVTSSPINVTVNNGITKVFKEVEPAVMAVVNYGQVGNTFSQSSQLQPVGVGTGVLFYKDSQYGYVVTNNHVVEGSAKVVTVLSSGKHVNATVVGTDPYTDLAVIKLPLSDVQNITPVTFANSDTIQTGETAIAIGTPMGLDFADSVTAGIVSSKSRLMPVQDPQSQQTLDYQAVIQTDASINPGNSGGPLLNIAGQVMGINSSKIVASGFQGMGFAIPANEVLTIANQIMKTGHATHPSIGIDGYSLSSLPQAYWPNVPVDYGVWVQKVTSSDAQKAGLKANDVIVGLDGKSIKNMADLRTYLFEHKPGDVVSVEIYRGSNKMSLKLTLGAMASPNTTVQPQTSGQGGQGSSSDPLNPFGSGQFGN, encoded by the coding sequence ATGGGCTACTATACACCAGACGGAGACTCTGGATACCAGAAACCCAAAAAGAGGGGTGCAGCGAACGGACTGAAATGGGTTGCAGTGATTGCAATTTCTGCCATCGTCGGGTCGGGCACAACATTTGCCCTTATCCCGGCGCTCAAAGCAACCGGCGCATTGCCGGCTAACCTCGTGCCGTCCGCACAACAAACAACATCAGGTTCGGATACTTCTTCGGTTACGCCAGTGACCAGCAGTCCAATCAATGTCACGGTCAATAATGGCATTACGAAAGTGTTCAAGGAAGTTGAACCCGCAGTAATGGCTGTCGTTAATTACGGTCAGGTCGGCAACACCTTCTCTCAGAGCAGCCAGCTTCAACCTGTGGGAGTCGGTACCGGCGTGCTGTTCTACAAGGACAGCCAATATGGTTATGTCGTCACAAATAACCACGTCGTTGAGGGTTCGGCCAAGGTCGTCACCGTTCTCTCGTCCGGAAAACACGTAAACGCTACTGTCGTAGGTACGGACCCATACACAGACCTTGCGGTGATTAAACTTCCCCTCAGTGATGTACAAAATATTACACCGGTCACATTCGCCAATTCCGACACGATTCAGACCGGTGAAACGGCCATTGCTATCGGTACGCCGATGGGACTTGACTTCGCAGATTCTGTGACGGCAGGGATTGTGAGTTCGAAATCGCGTCTGATGCCGGTGCAGGACCCGCAGTCGCAGCAAACCCTGGATTACCAGGCAGTTATTCAGACAGATGCTTCCATCAACCCTGGAAATAGTGGTGGCCCACTGCTAAACATCGCGGGTCAAGTCATGGGGATTAACAGCAGCAAGATTGTCGCGTCAGGCTTTCAGGGTATGGGCTTTGCCATCCCAGCCAATGAAGTGCTGACGATTGCCAATCAAATCATGAAGACAGGGCATGCAACACACCCGTCCATTGGTATCGACGGTTATTCCCTGTCGTCCTTGCCACAAGCTTATTGGCCAAACGTTCCCGTTGACTACGGCGTCTGGGTCCAAAAAGTAACCAGCTCAGATGCTCAAAAAGCTGGCCTCAAAGCCAACGATGTGATTGTTGGTCTCGACGGGAAATCGATTAAAAACATGGCAGATTTGCGAACCTATTTGTTCGAACACAAGCCTGGAGATGTCGTGTCAGTGGAGATTTACAGAGGCAGTAACAAAATGTCTCTGAAGTTGACACTTGGCGCGATGGCATCACCAAACACGACGGTTCAACCGCAAACCAGCGGGCAAGGCGGGCAAGGTTCTTCATCGGATCCGCTGAATCCGTTTGGGAGCGGTCAGTTCGGAAATTAA